One region of Hoeflea sp. 108 genomic DNA includes:
- the ybaL gene encoding YbaL family putative K(+) efflux transporter, with product MPHDTPLIATIVAGLGLAFIFGALANRFKVPPLVGYLIAGMLVGPNTPGFVADQKLALELAEIGVILLMFGVGLHFSLKDLLSVRAIAVPGAVVQIAFATALGAGLAWMLGWSLGAGLVFGLALSVASTVVLLRALQERRMIETERGRIAVGWLIVEDLAMVMALVLLPALAGVLGGEEQVAHAPNILALRFDFGIWGVVGITLAKVAAFVVLMMVVGRRVIPWMLHYVAHTGSRELFRLAVLAIALGVAFGAAKLFGVSLALGAFFAGMVMSESELSHQAAEETLPLRDAFSVLFFVSVGMLFDPTSLFTDTWPILATLFIIVIGKSVAAFLIVLAFGYPVATALIISASLAQIGEFSFMLAGLGVSLELLPEKGRDLILAGAILSIVLNPLVFAGVGRLKPWLEKRAGKVPEAVEAVPIGPATEPGEVATTTPAAAKIDEDTPPPTKLTDHTILIGYGRVGSLVGQSLKDAELPFLVIEDSDKTIAKLMSEGVETVPGNAVKGEVFGAANAAGAKRLILAIPNAFEAGQIILKAKAANPEMKIIARAHSDAEVDHLKNLGADQVIMGEREIARGIVEQVMQKPAADAEPVEDRRPDAPSAA from the coding sequence ATGCCGCATGACACGCCCCTCATCGCAACCATCGTCGCCGGTCTGGGGCTGGCATTCATCTTCGGCGCGCTCGCCAATCGCTTCAAGGTTCCGCCGCTCGTCGGCTACCTGATCGCCGGCATGCTGGTCGGGCCCAACACGCCCGGCTTCGTCGCCGACCAGAAACTGGCGCTCGAACTCGCCGAGATCGGCGTGATCCTCTTGATGTTCGGCGTCGGCCTGCATTTTTCGCTCAAGGATCTGCTGTCGGTGCGCGCCATCGCCGTCCCCGGCGCTGTCGTCCAGATCGCCTTCGCAACCGCCCTTGGCGCCGGCCTCGCCTGGATGCTCGGCTGGTCGCTTGGTGCGGGTCTCGTCTTCGGCCTGGCACTATCGGTCGCCTCCACCGTCGTGCTTCTGCGCGCGCTGCAGGAGCGGCGCATGATCGAGACCGAGCGCGGCCGCATTGCCGTCGGCTGGCTCATCGTCGAGGACCTCGCCATGGTCATGGCGCTGGTGCTGCTGCCCGCGCTCGCCGGCGTGCTCGGCGGCGAAGAGCAGGTGGCGCATGCGCCAAACATCCTGGCTCTGAGGTTCGATTTCGGCATCTGGGGCGTTGTCGGCATCACGCTGGCCAAGGTCGCCGCCTTCGTGGTGCTGATGATGGTCGTCGGCCGGCGCGTCATCCCGTGGATGCTGCATTACGTGGCGCATACCGGCTCGCGCGAGTTGTTCCGCCTGGCAGTGCTGGCGATTGCCCTTGGCGTCGCCTTCGGCGCAGCCAAACTGTTCGGCGTGTCGCTGGCGCTCGGCGCCTTCTTCGCCGGCATGGTGATGAGCGAATCCGAACTCAGCCATCAGGCGGCCGAAGAAACCCTGCCGCTGCGCGACGCATTCTCGGTGCTGTTCTTCGTGTCGGTCGGCATGCTGTTCGACCCGACCAGCCTGTTCACCGACACCTGGCCGATCCTCGCCACGCTGTTCATTATCGTCATCGGCAAATCGGTCGCCGCCTTCCTGATCGTGCTTGCCTTCGGCTATCCGGTGGCGACCGCATTGATCATTTCAGCCAGCCTGGCGCAGATCGGCGAGTTCTCGTTCATGCTTGCCGGCCTCGGCGTCAGTCTCGAACTGTTGCCGGAGAAAGGCCGAGACCTGATCCTGGCCGGCGCGATCCTGTCGATCGTGCTCAATCCGCTGGTCTTCGCCGGCGTCGGTCGCCTGAAGCCGTGGCTGGAGAAGCGCGCCGGCAAGGTGCCGGAAGCCGTTGAGGCCGTGCCCATCGGGCCAGCCACCGAGCCCGGCGAGGTTGCCACCACCACGCCGGCCGCCGCCAAGATCGATGAGGACACGCCGCCACCGACCAAACTCACCGACCACACCATCCTGATCGGCTATGGCCGCGTCGGCTCGCTGGTCGGTCAGTCGCTCAAGGATGCCGAGCTGCCGTTCCTGGTTATCGAGGATTCCGACAAGACCATCGCCAAGCTGATGAGCGAAGGCGTCGAGACGGTGCCAGGCAACGCGGTCAAGGGCGAGGTGTTCGGCGCGGCCAACGCCGCCGGCGCCAAGCGGCTGATCCTCGCCATCCCCAACGCCTTCGAAGCCGGCCAGATCATCCTCAAGGCCAAGGCCGCCAATCCCGAGATGAAGATCATCGCCCGCGCCCATTCCGACGCCGAAGTCGACCACCTGAAGAACCTCGGTGCCGACCAGGTGATCATGGGCGAACGCGAAATCGCCCGCGGCATCGTCGAGCAAGTGATGCAGAAACCTGCTGCGGACGCGGAGCCCGTCGAAGACCGCAGGCCGGATGCGCCTTCGGCGGCCTGA
- the cysG gene encoding siroheme synthase CysG: MTQAAPKLNAFPIFLKVEGRAVAIVGGGDEALAKARLLSQSSAEIRIIADHVEPQLRDWIAANGALRIHAAYHASLVEGAVMVFAATGDEALDRRISEDARRLGIAVNAVDRPELCDFFTPALVNRAPVAVAVGTEGAGPVLAQMIRARIDRMLSPQLGALAALAASFRDAVERLLPRGNVRRAFWREFFEGAPARALDNATLAEAHDAATEILLRDAPANGHVALVGAGPGAEDLLTLRAHRLLMEADVIVYDALVPEAVVAMGRRDAERLSVGKRKGCHSKTQSEIDDLLVALARDGKRVVRLKSGDPLVFGRAGEEMQAMRDAGVSYEVVPGVTSAFAAAADFELPLTLRGVTSSMVFTTGHDLKGGSLPDWARLAISGATVAVYMGRSVAADVAGRLIEAGLSPDTAVAVVENASLRHRRRFHGTLADLPSLEGRIDLDGPVMTIIGDAVAGANFERSEPLSARRHGTAAIAVMEGQRA, from the coding sequence ATGACTCAAGCCGCCCCCAAGTTGAACGCCTTCCCGATCTTTCTCAAGGTCGAGGGCCGGGCCGTGGCCATTGTCGGCGGCGGCGACGAGGCGCTTGCCAAGGCGCGCCTGCTCAGCCAGTCGAGCGCCGAAATCCGCATCATCGCCGATCACGTCGAGCCGCAGCTGCGCGACTGGATTGCCGCCAATGGCGCGTTGCGCATCCACGCTGCCTATCATGCATCGCTGGTGGAAGGCGCGGTGATGGTCTTTGCCGCGACCGGCGATGAGGCGCTTGACCGACGTATCTCCGAAGACGCCCGCCGTCTCGGCATCGCCGTCAACGCCGTCGACCGGCCGGAACTGTGCGATTTCTTCACCCCCGCACTGGTCAATCGCGCGCCGGTCGCCGTTGCCGTCGGCACCGAAGGCGCGGGGCCCGTGCTCGCCCAGATGATCCGCGCCCGCATCGACCGCATGCTGTCGCCGCAGCTCGGCGCACTCGCGGCACTGGCCGCGAGCTTCCGCGATGCGGTCGAGCGTTTGTTGCCCAGGGGCAATGTCCGCCGCGCCTTCTGGCGGGAGTTCTTCGAAGGCGCGCCGGCACGTGCGCTGGACAACGCTACCCTTGCCGAAGCGCATGACGCCGCCACCGAAATCCTGTTGCGCGACGCGCCCGCGAACGGTCATGTTGCCCTGGTCGGTGCCGGTCCCGGCGCCGAGGACCTGCTCACGTTGCGGGCCCACCGTCTTCTGATGGAAGCCGACGTCATCGTTTACGACGCGCTGGTGCCCGAGGCGGTTGTCGCCATGGGCCGCCGCGACGCCGAGCGTCTGTCGGTCGGCAAGCGCAAGGGCTGCCATTCCAAGACGCAAAGCGAGATCGACGATCTGCTGGTCGCGCTCGCGCGGGACGGCAAGCGCGTCGTGCGGCTCAAGTCGGGCGACCCGCTGGTCTTTGGCCGCGCTGGCGAAGAGATGCAGGCGATGCGCGATGCCGGCGTGTCCTATGAGGTGGTGCCGGGCGTGACCTCGGCCTTTGCCGCCGCTGCCGATTTCGAGCTGCCGCTGACGCTGCGCGGCGTCACCTCCTCGATGGTGTTTACGACCGGCCATGACCTCAAGGGCGGTTCGCTGCCCGACTGGGCCAGGCTCGCCATCTCGGGCGCGACGGTTGCCGTCTATATGGGGCGGTCTGTTGCCGCCGACGTCGCCGGCCGTCTGATAGAGGCGGGACTGTCGCCCGATACGGCGGTCGCCGTGGTCGAGAATGCCAGCCTGAGGCATCGCCGGCGCTTCCACGGCACGCTCGCCGACCTGCCGTCGCTCGAAGGTCGCATCGACCTCGACGGCCCGGTCATGACCATCATCGGCGACGCCGTCGCCGGCGCCAATTTCGAACGCTCCGAGCCGCTTTCGGCACGCAGGCATGGGACGGCGGCAATCGCTGTCATGGAAGGACAAAGGGCATGA
- a CDS encoding DUF2849 domain-containing protein gives MKILTANRLTDGEAVWFSATGNWAETIDGADIVADKDGETRLEAIGKHAYDNNEVVDVNLIDVNVVGGAIQPLRLREVIRAAGPTNRLDLGKQARPAAAA, from the coding sequence ATGAAGATCCTGACCGCCAACAGGCTGACCGACGGCGAGGCCGTATGGTTTTCGGCCACGGGCAACTGGGCCGAGACCATCGACGGCGCCGATATCGTCGCCGACAAGGACGGCGAGACCAGGCTCGAGGCCATCGGCAAGCATGCCTACGACAACAACGAGGTGGTCGACGTGAACCTGATCGACGTCAACGTCGTTGGGGGCGCGATCCAGCCGCTGCGCCTGCGCGAGGTGATCCGCGCCGCCGGCCCCACCAACCGTCTCGACCTCGGCAAGCAGGCGCGCCCTGCCGCTGCCGCCTGA
- a CDS encoding nitrite/sulfite reductase encodes MYRYDEFDHDFVKARVADFSDQVERRLAGEITEDQFRPLRLMNGVYLQLHAYMLRIAVPYGTLSGKQLRMLAHIARKYDKGYGHFTTRQNIQFNWPALSDIPAILADLASVEMHAIQTSGNCIRNVTADHFAGAAADEVADPRPYAEILRQWSTVHPEFSYLPRKFKIAVTGAERDRAAIQTHDIGLHLKKNDKGELGFAVYIGGGQGRTPMVAKKIRDFLPEEHLLSYTTAILRVYNLFGRRDNKYKARIKILVHETGVDEIARQVEAEWQALKDGELKLPESDVAAIQSYFAPPVLAARPEGDDVLKVARLDSKSFGEWLDQNVFTHHNPDYAAVTISLKAIGEAPGDATDSQMEVVADIAEKFGFDEIRVSHEQNLILPHVARADLKAVYDALVAADLATANSNLISDIIACPGLDYCALANARSISVAQDISRRFASLERQRDIGELKLKISGCINACGHHHVGHIGILGVEKKGAELYQVTLGGSADEHTTVGEIIGRGFGPEEITDAIETIVETYLQVRSGPAEKFLDAYRRVGPAPFKEALYASEAKAA; translated from the coding sequence ATGTACCGCTACGACGAGTTCGACCATGACTTCGTGAAGGCCCGTGTCGCCGACTTCAGCGACCAGGTCGAACGCCGCCTTGCCGGCGAGATCACCGAGGACCAGTTCCGCCCGCTGCGGCTGATGAACGGCGTCTATCTCCAGCTGCACGCCTACATGCTGCGCATCGCGGTGCCTTACGGCACGCTGAGCGGAAAGCAGCTGCGCATGCTCGCCCACATCGCCCGCAAATACGACAAGGGCTACGGCCACTTCACCACGCGCCAGAACATCCAGTTCAACTGGCCTGCTCTGTCGGACATTCCGGCGATCCTCGCCGACCTCGCCTCGGTCGAGATGCATGCCATACAGACCTCGGGCAACTGCATCCGCAACGTGACGGCCGACCATTTCGCCGGTGCTGCGGCCGACGAGGTTGCCGATCCTCGGCCCTATGCCGAGATTCTGCGCCAGTGGTCGACGGTGCATCCGGAGTTCTCTTACTTGCCGCGCAAGTTCAAGATCGCGGTGACGGGCGCCGAGCGCGACCGCGCCGCCATCCAGACCCACGACATCGGCTTGCACCTGAAGAAGAACGACAAGGGTGAGCTGGGTTTCGCCGTCTATATCGGCGGCGGCCAGGGCCGCACGCCGATGGTTGCCAAGAAGATCCGCGACTTCCTGCCGGAAGAGCATCTGCTCTCCTATACGACGGCGATCCTGCGCGTATACAACCTCTTTGGCCGTCGCGACAACAAGTACAAGGCGCGCATCAAGATCCTGGTCCACGAGACCGGCGTCGACGAGATCGCCCGTCAGGTCGAGGCGGAGTGGCAGGCGCTGAAGGATGGCGAACTGAAGCTGCCGGAATCGGACGTTGCGGCCATCCAGTCCTATTTCGCGCCGCCCGTTCTCGCTGCCCGTCCCGAGGGCGACGACGTGCTCAAGGTCGCGCGCCTGGATTCGAAGAGCTTCGGCGAGTGGCTCGACCAGAACGTCTTCACCCACCACAATCCCGATTATGCCGCGGTGACCATCTCGTTGAAGGCCATCGGCGAAGCGCCTGGCGATGCCACCGACAGCCAGATGGAAGTCGTCGCCGACATCGCCGAGAAGTTCGGCTTCGACGAGATCCGCGTCAGCCATGAGCAGAACCTGATCCTTCCGCATGTCGCGCGCGCCGACCTCAAGGCGGTCTATGATGCGCTGGTGGCGGCCGATTTGGCCACCGCCAACTCGAACCTGATCAGCGACATCATCGCCTGCCCGGGCCTCGACTATTGCGCGTTGGCCAATGCCCGTTCGATCTCGGTGGCACAGGACATTTCGCGCCGCTTCGCCTCGCTCGAGCGTCAGCGCGACATCGGCGAACTGAAGCTCAAGATCTCGGGCTGCATCAACGCCTGCGGCCACCACCATGTCGGCCATATCGGTATCCTCGGTGTCGAGAAGAAGGGCGCGGAACTCTATCAGGTGACGCTCGGCGGCTCGGCCGACGAGCACACGACGGTCGGCGAGATCATCGGCCGCGGCTTCGGCCCGGAAGAGATCACCGACGCGATCGAGACCATTGTCGAAACCTATCTCCAGGTCCGCAGCGGCCCGGCGGAAAAGTTCCTCGACGCCTATCGCCGCGTCGGCCCCGCGCCGTTCAAGGAGGCGCTTTATGCAAGCGAAGCCAAGGCAGCCTGA
- a CDS encoding phosphoadenylyl-sulfate reductase, whose translation MQAKPRQPDAETPDAGIVAQVQAEAASLDALHGHLTPQEIIVRSVERFDGGIAAVSSFGADSAVLLHMIAEVDRNLPIVFLDTGKHFGETLDYRDALAADFGLTDIRIVTPGEAALARIDPLGDLHKSDTDACCDVRKVEPMARGVEPFGSWFTGRKRFQASTRSALAAFEQVGPRFRINPLARWGTSDLADYMRKHALRENPLVAYGYLSIGCFPCTQPVKPGEDARSGRWAGQAKTECGIHLSGLEQSLTDTSL comes from the coding sequence ATGCAAGCGAAGCCAAGGCAGCCTGACGCCGAGACCCCGGACGCCGGGATCGTAGCGCAGGTTCAGGCCGAGGCCGCTTCGCTCGATGCGCTCCACGGGCATCTGACGCCGCAGGAGATCATCGTGCGTTCGGTAGAGCGCTTCGATGGCGGCATCGCTGCGGTCTCGTCCTTCGGCGCGGATTCCGCCGTGCTGCTGCATATGATTGCGGAAGTCGACCGCAACCTGCCGATCGTCTTCCTCGACACCGGCAAGCATTTCGGCGAGACGCTCGACTACCGAGACGCGCTGGCGGCAGATTTCGGCCTGACCGACATCCGTATCGTCACTCCAGGCGAGGCAGCGCTGGCGCGCATCGACCCTTTGGGCGACCTGCACAAGAGCGATACCGACGCTTGCTGCGACGTGCGCAAGGTCGAGCCGATGGCGCGCGGCGTGGAACCCTTCGGCTCCTGGTTCACCGGCCGCAAGCGTTTCCAGGCATCGACGCGTTCGGCGCTCGCCGCGTTCGAGCAGGTCGGCCCGCGTTTCCGCATCAATCCGCTCGCCCGGTGGGGCACGTCCGACCTCGCCGACTACATGCGCAAGCATGCCTTGCGCGAGAATCCGCTTGTCGCCTACGGTTACCTTTCGATCGGCTGTTTCCCCTGCACCCAGCCGGTCAAGCCGGGCGAAGACGCTCGCAGCGGTCGCTGGGCCGGCCAGGCCAAGACCGAATGCGGCATCCATCTTTCCGGTCTCGAACAGTCGCTGACCGACACATCCCTTTAG
- a CDS encoding DUF934 domain-containing protein has product MTEATSETRIRLWTPEGFREDGWIHAEDASALAGNTRVILPLHAYLDLDPEQRNAAGERLGVQLQPGDQLDAILDLLGELSLVALAFPAFNDGRSFSKAELLRSRHGFKGAVRATGQVLVDQLPHMLRVGFDEFEVSHPVLLKRLEAGNSGGLPLYYQPAAKASGPVEKGAKYAWRRTAG; this is encoded by the coding sequence ATGACCGAAGCGACTTCAGAGACTAGGATCCGTCTGTGGACGCCGGAAGGTTTTCGTGAGGACGGCTGGATCCATGCCGAGGACGCGTCGGCACTGGCTGGCAACACCAGGGTGATCCTGCCGCTGCACGCCTATCTCGACCTCGATCCGGAGCAGCGCAACGCGGCCGGCGAAAGGCTGGGCGTTCAGCTGCAGCCCGGCGACCAGCTCGACGCCATCCTCGACCTGCTCGGCGAGCTGTCACTGGTGGCGCTGGCCTTTCCGGCCTTCAATGACGGCCGCTCCTTTTCCAAGGCCGAGCTGCTGCGCAGCCGCCATGGCTTCAAGGGCGCAGTGCGCGCGACCGGCCAGGTGCTGGTCGACCAGCTGCCGCACATGCTGCGCGTCGGTTTCGATGAGTTCGAGGTGTCGCATCCGGTGCTGCTGAAGCGTCTTGAGGCTGGCAACTCCGGCGGTCTGCCGCTCTATTACCAGCCGGCTGCGAAGGCTTCGGGACCCGTGGAGAAGGGTGCGAAATACGCTTGGCGCCGCACCGCCGGCTGA
- the grpE gene encoding nucleotide exchange factor GrpE, which produces MSDQAKDERAPDETAAAEAQAEKFEGGIDGDYEAVVRLLKENEELKDRALRAAAEMENLRRRTARDVQDARAYSAANFARDMLSVSDNLRRAIEAVTDEAKAAGGDGLASLIEGVEVTERAMLSALERHGVRKLDPLGEKFDPNFHQAMFEVPNPAVPANTVVQVVQSGYTIGDRVLRPAMVGVAKGGPKHAGETPAEPGPVNEQAEKDA; this is translated from the coding sequence ATGAGCGACCAGGCAAAAGACGAACGCGCGCCCGACGAGACGGCGGCTGCCGAGGCCCAGGCCGAAAAGTTCGAAGGCGGCATCGACGGCGATTATGAAGCCGTCGTGCGTCTGCTCAAGGAAAACGAAGAGCTGAAGGACCGCGCTTTGCGTGCCGCGGCCGAGATGGAGAACCTGCGCCGCCGCACGGCACGCGACGTTCAGGACGCGCGAGCCTATTCAGCGGCCAATTTCGCACGCGACATGCTGTCGGTGTCGGACAATCTGCGCCGCGCCATCGAGGCAGTCACCGACGAGGCCAAGGCGGCCGGCGGCGACGGCCTTGCCAGCCTCATCGAGGGCGTCGAGGTGACGGAGCGCGCGATGCTTTCGGCGCTCGAGCGTCACGGCGTGCGCAAGCTCGACCCGCTGGGCGAGAAGTTCGACCCTAACTTCCACCAGGCGATGTTCGAGGTGCCGAACCCGGCCGTCCCGGCCAACACGGTCGTGCAGGTCGTACAATCAGGCTACACCATCGGCGATCGCGTCCTGCGCCCGGCCATGGTCGGCGTCGCCAAGGGCGGCCCCAAGCACGCCGGCGAGACCCCGGCCGAGCCTGGCCCGGTGAACGAGCAGGCCGAGAAAGACGCCTGA
- a CDS encoding trimeric intracellular cation channel family protein has protein sequence MNPLLYLDYAGVAVFAATGALAASRKQLDVIGFLFLASFTGIGGGTVRDVILGLPVFWVVNPAYVLVCAAVAVVVFFTAHLVESRYKLLLWLDALGMAAYAAIGAAKGLEATGSPTVAIIMGMLTATFGGILRDLLAGEPSVLLKPEIYVSAAMTGAGIYTLAELAELPTEVSAFVAFVAAFMVRGGALKFGWTFPAYRSRPGRRPEDIP, from the coding sequence ATGAACCCGCTGCTGTACCTCGACTATGCCGGCGTGGCGGTGTTTGCCGCCACGGGCGCGCTTGCTGCATCGCGCAAGCAGCTCGATGTCATCGGCTTCCTGTTCCTGGCAAGCTTCACCGGCATTGGCGGCGGCACTGTCCGTGACGTCATTCTCGGCTTGCCGGTCTTCTGGGTGGTCAACCCGGCCTATGTGCTGGTCTGCGCCGCCGTGGCAGTCGTCGTGTTCTTCACTGCCCATCTGGTCGAATCCCGCTACAAGCTGCTGCTCTGGCTCGATGCGCTCGGCATGGCCGCTTATGCCGCGATCGGTGCGGCCAAGGGCCTGGAGGCGACGGGGTCGCCGACAGTCGCTATCATCATGGGAATGCTGACCGCCACCTTCGGCGGCATCCTGCGCGATCTCCTTGCCGGCGAGCCATCGGTGCTGCTGAAGCCCGAAATCTATGTGTCGGCCGCGATGACGGGTGCCGGCATCTATACGCTCGCCGAACTGGCGGAGCTGCCGACCGAAGTGTCGGCCTTTGTCGCCTTCGTCGCTGCCTTCATGGTGCGTGGCGGGGCGCTGAAGTTCGGCTGGACCTTTCCCGCCTATCGCAGCCGCCCCGGCCGCCGGCCCGAAGACATTCCCTGA
- a CDS encoding NAD(P)/FAD-dependent oxidoreductase — protein sequence MHQRIVVVGAGFGGLEVVRGLAGAAVDITFIDRRNHHLFQPLLYQVATASLATSEIAWPVRSLVRDRPEVTTVLANVSGIDAERRLVQLQDGASVPYDTLVLATGARHAYFGHDEWEPYALGLKTLEDATTIRRRILVAFEQAERETDPARQVALLTFVIVGAGPTGVEMAGTIAELARDTLPREFRNIDTARARVVLIEAGPRVLAGFPDELSDYALRSLRKLGVEVELGRAVSDCTADSVAYGDARLATSTIIWAAGVRASPAAEWLGVPADRAGRLQVMPDLTVPRHPEIFAIGDTVTVNGPNEKPVPGIAPAAKQEGQHVAAIIKARLRGETGQMPFRYRHQGSLAQIGKRRAVIDFGRIKLRGALAWWLWGIAHIYFLIGSRARLSVAINWLWIHARNQRSARLITQGEAAESSPGKDSGSDLRQT from the coding sequence ATGCATCAGCGAATAGTGGTCGTCGGCGCGGGGTTTGGCGGTCTGGAAGTCGTCAGGGGTTTGGCTGGCGCTGCGGTCGACATCACCTTCATCGACAGGCGCAATCATCATCTGTTCCAGCCCTTGCTGTACCAGGTGGCCACAGCCTCGCTTGCGACATCGGAGATTGCCTGGCCAGTCCGTTCGCTCGTGCGCGACAGGCCGGAGGTGACGACCGTCCTGGCAAATGTGTCGGGTATCGATGCGGAGCGTCGCCTCGTGCAGCTGCAGGATGGCGCCTCGGTGCCTTACGACACGCTGGTGTTGGCGACAGGCGCTCGCCACGCCTATTTCGGTCATGACGAGTGGGAGCCTTATGCGCTCGGCCTGAAGACGCTGGAAGATGCCACGACGATCAGGCGACGCATCCTCGTGGCGTTCGAGCAGGCCGAACGGGAAACCGATCCTGCCAGGCAGGTGGCGTTGCTGACCTTTGTCATCGTCGGCGCAGGCCCAACCGGCGTGGAAATGGCCGGCACGATCGCCGAACTGGCGCGGGACACGCTGCCGCGCGAATTTCGCAACATCGACACGGCAAGAGCCCGGGTCGTGTTGATCGAAGCCGGACCGCGCGTGCTGGCCGGATTTCCCGACGAACTCTCCGACTATGCGCTGCGCTCGCTGCGCAAGCTTGGCGTCGAGGTCGAGCTTGGGCGCGCCGTTTCCGACTGCACGGCCGACAGCGTTGCCTATGGCGACGCCAGGCTGGCGACAAGCACGATCATCTGGGCTGCCGGCGTGCGGGCTTCTCCCGCAGCCGAGTGGCTGGGCGTGCCTGCCGACAGGGCCGGGCGTCTCCAGGTGATGCCCGACCTCACGGTCCCCCGTCATCCCGAGATCTTTGCCATAGGCGACACCGTCACGGTGAATGGCCCGAACGAAAAGCCGGTGCCGGGCATCGCGCCTGCGGCCAAGCAGGAGGGCCAGCATGTGGCCGCCATCATCAAGGCGCGGCTGCGTGGCGAGACAGGGCAGATGCCATTCCGCTATCGCCATCAGGGAAGCCTCGCCCAGATCGGCAAGCGGCGCGCGGTGATCGATTTTGGCCGGATCAAGCTGCGGGGCGCGTTGGCATGGTGGTTATGGGGTATCGCCCATATCTACTTTCTGATCGGTTCGCGGGCCCGGCTCAGCGTGGCGATCAACTGGCTGTGGATCCATGCCCGCAACCAGCGCAGCGCCCGGCTGATCACACAGGGCGAGGCGGCCGAGAGCTCGCCGGGCAAAGATAGCGGGTCGGACCTGCGGCAAACGTAA
- a CDS encoding SdpI family protein — translation MNNALPLKFSAAALLAMAAASAWALTVVPGDTQVAVHFNLEGAPDRFASPLFAFAIMPVAVLLLSLIFAVAPRFERRRDNLQRSGNAYATFWIGSLAILLVAHAVIIASALGMALSIPRGLTAVLGLFLMVTGNVASRIRPNGIMGVRTPWTRASDRIWAKTHRVFGWASVLLGLGLVALAIANAAPAIMVSAIVGGVVAISLGSIAYSYWAWRQEQAGA, via the coding sequence ATGAACAACGCGCTTCCGCTGAAATTCAGCGCGGCTGCCCTGCTGGCGATGGCAGCTGCTTCCGCCTGGGCGCTTACAGTCGTCCCCGGCGATACACAGGTGGCCGTGCATTTCAACCTCGAAGGCGCGCCCGACCGCTTCGCCAGCCCACTCTTCGCCTTCGCCATCATGCCGGTGGCCGTGCTGCTGTTGTCGCTGATATTTGCGGTCGCACCGCGCTTCGAGCGCAGGCGGGACAATCTCCAACGCTCCGGAAATGCCTATGCCACTTTCTGGATCGGCAGCCTGGCGATCCTTCTGGTCGCCCATGCGGTCATCATAGCAAGCGCGCTGGGCATGGCTTTGTCGATCCCGCGCGGGCTGACCGCCGTGCTTGGCCTCTTCCTGATGGTGACCGGCAATGTCGCGAGCCGGATCAGGCCGAACGGCATCATGGGCGTGCGCACGCCATGGACACGCGCCAGCGACCGCATCTGGGCCAAGACCCACCGCGTGTTCGGCTGGGCCTCGGTGCTGCTGGGGCTTGGACTGGTCGCGCTGGCCATCGCCAATGCCGCGCCCGCCATCATGGTGTCGGCCATCGTCGGCGGCGTCGTTGCGATCAGCCTGGGCAGCATCGCCTATTCCTACTGGGCCTGGCGGCAAGAACAGGCGGGCGCTTGA
- a CDS encoding autorepressor SdpR family transcription factor, whose protein sequence is MDRIYKALSDPTRREIIRLLRQREMTAGEIAGHFSLSKPTLTGHFGVLREAGLIQGEKSGTSITYSLQLSVLEDALALLMDQFRIGQPRAGTASNPKVTS, encoded by the coding sequence ATGGACCGTATCTACAAAGCTCTGTCCGACCCGACACGCCGCGAAATCATCCGGCTGCTGCGCCAGCGCGAGATGACCGCCGGCGAGATCGCCGGCCACTTCAGCCTGTCAAAACCGACGCTGACCGGCCACTTCGGCGTGCTGCGCGAGGCTGGCCTGATCCAGGGCGAGAAATCGGGCACCAGCATCACCTATTCGCTGCAATTGTCGGTTCTCGAGGATGCATTGGCACTTTTGATGGACCAGTTTCGCATCGGCCAGCCCCGCGCCGGCACGGCCAGCAACCCCAAGGTGACGTCATGA
- a CDS encoding SRPBCC family protein produces the protein MIELRRTDTGSRLIKASAETIYRALVDPEAVASWRPPQGMRAEILAFEPLEGGTFRMAFIYEDAGSHGKTSDNADVFEGRFVELVPDRRVVEVIEFESDDPAFAGAMRIVTTLEPVAGDTRVTVSCEDVPPGISEDDHREGIASSLANLAAFTES, from the coding sequence GTGATCGAACTCAGGCGCACCGACACCGGCTCCCGGCTGATCAAGGCCTCGGCCGAAACGATCTATCGCGCGCTGGTCGATCCCGAAGCTGTGGCAAGCTGGCGCCCGCCACAGGGTATGCGGGCAGAAATCCTGGCATTCGAGCCGCTCGAAGGCGGCACGTTCCGGATGGCCTTCATCTACGAAGATGCCGGATCGCACGGCAAGACGTCAGACAACGCCGACGTCTTCGAGGGCCGTTTCGTCGAACTGGTGCCCGACAGGCGCGTCGTCGAAGTGATCGAGTTCGAATCCGACGACCCGGCCTTTGCCGGGGCCATGCGCATCGTGACCACGCTGGAACCTGTCGCAGGCGACACGCGGGTGACCGTCAGCTGCGAGGACGTGCCACCAGGCATCAGTGAGGACGATCATCGGGAAGGCATCGCCTCATCGCTCGCAAACCTCGCCGCGTTTACGGAAAGCTAG